In Leptotrichia buccalis C-1013-b, the genomic window ATTAACAGGCATTAAGGTGATGCCGATGATGAATTTTAACTATTTTTTACTAATAATCAAAAACAAAATGACTATAGTTATCAAAATAGTAAAATCCCAATTCATTTTTACCACCTCCCAACTGTCCCATTTGTTTGTTAGTTTTGCAGAACTAACTTGGTAATTATATCATAAAAAAAGACCCCATTCAATAAAGAATAGAGCCTTTTCTTCTGCAAATTTTTTATTTCCAAATGAAACAGTTGGTTTTTGTTTTCTTAAAGTAATTATATCATAAACTAATTAACATTTCAAGCACTAAAAATTTATTTTCATTTTAAAATTATTCAGATGTAATCTATTTCAACACTGGCCAGAAGTCTTTATTTGCTTCAATTAAATCATCCAATATTGCTTTTGCAACAGATGCACTTGGCACAGTTCTTGATAATGTAATTGCTTGCCAAAGTTTTTGGTATGAACCTTCCATCCATGCTTCTACTGTCAATTTTTCAACTGATACTTGTTGTTCCATTAATCCTTTTTGGAATTGAGGAATTTTACCTTGAACTATTTTTTCAGGTCCATTTGAACCTACTATACAAGGCACTTCTACCATCGCAGTTGGATCAAAGTTTGAAATTGCTCCGTCATTTTCTACTATTAATAACATTCTTTCTTTTGTATCATAAGCGATTGCTCTTGCCAAGTCAACTATATATGAAGCATGATCATCAACGTGAAGTTTGCTATCTTTTGCAGTTCCTTTTTCAGCGATTGCTCTACATTCTCCAAATACAAATTTTTCTCTTCCTTCCATTACTTCATTTGCTCTTGTATGGTTAGGATTTGAATGTTCTACTACATAATCAGGGAAGAAGTAGTATTTTAAGTAAGTATTCGGCATTGTTGTTGGATCAATTGCAAATACGTCCCTTGCTTTTGTAAATGTGTCATTCCAGCTTGCTTCTGTATTTTCCCCTTCAATTTCTACATTATATCCAATTTTTGCGACTTTTTCTCTTAAAGCAGGCATTAAATCATTTCCTTTTTTATCTCTAATGTCTGTCCACCATCCAAAGTGATTTAATCCAAAGTATCTAATTACCATATCTTTTCTTGATTTAAGTCCTAGCATTTCAGCCATTCTTATTTCAATTCCGATTGGCATATCACAAATATTTAATATTTTAGAGTTTGGACGTAATCTTCTAGTTGCTTCTGCTACGATTGCTGCAGGATTTGAATAATTTAACATCCACGCATTTGGTGAATATTTTTCCATATAATCAACTAACTCGATAACTCCACCAATTGAACGCATTCCATAAGAAATTCCTCCAGGCCCGCAAGTTTCTTGCCCTAATACTCCGTGTCTTAAAGGTATTTTTTCATCTTTTTCACGCATTGCATATTTTCCAACTCTTATATGTGCCATAACAAAGTCAATATCAGTAAACGCTGTTTCAGGATCTGTTGTATAAACAAAGTTAATATCAGGTGCTTTTTCCTTTATAATAATATCACAAGCCTTTGCTATAACTTCCTGTCTTTGGGCATCATTATCGTAAAATTTTATCTGTCTAATCGGAAATTTATCTAAATTTTCAAGTAACATCAACACAATTCCTGGAGTAAATGTACTCCCTCCACCAGCTACTACAATTGAAAATTTCTTCATAAATGATCATCTCCATTTCTATTTTTATTAATTTTTATTTCCTATTTTCATTATTTATTATATCACAATTTTTTTAAATGTCAATACTTTTATATAAATCTTTTAAATTTTTAAAAAGAATTGTATAAATCTTTTTTTATTGATATTTATTATTATTTATTGTATAATCATAGTGATAATACTTAAAATCGAACTTAAAAATTATAAGAAAGGTTTATATAAATGAATGAATAAATATGAAAAAGTATATCACGATATAAAAGATAAAATTAAAAATGGTAAACTAAAGCCTGGAGATTTTCTAAAAAAAGAAGACGATTTGGCACTAGATTATAATTTTTCCAAGCTGACTGTAAGAAAAGCTCTCTCCATGCTAGAAGCAGAAGGCTATATTCAAAAAATAAAAGGTAAAAAATCTATTATACTTGAGAAAAAAAATCTAGAAAATATTTCTTTGACTTCCATTCAAACTGTACAAGAAATTAACAAGCTTCAAAATATTCATCTTGAAACTGAACTAATCAGTTTATACATCGTTCAAGGGATCAAAAAACTAATGGAAGAATTTCAAGTACCTGAAAGTGCTGATTTTTATAAAGTTGTCCGTACCAATTCTTTAAATGGAGAAGTTTTAAATTATTCTACGAGTTTTTTTGACAGAAAAATTGTACCTTTTCTAAATGAAGAAATAGCAAAAAAATCAATATATGAATATCTGGAAAAAGAACTTAACCTAAAAATAGCTTATTCACGTAGAGATATTAGTTTTAGAAAAATTACTTCTGAAGAACAGAAATATCTTAAGCTAGAGGATATAAATATGGTTGTTGTTATTGAAACTCATGCCTATCTTTCAAATGGCACTCTATTTCAATACGAAACAATTATTCACCATCCTGAAAAATTTACTTTTAGTGCAATTGCAAAAAGATAAGTATTTTAAAAATAAAAGAAAGAACTTTCTTAAGTCTTATATTTTAAAACTTTAAAATTTTTGACTTTTGAAAATTCTTTCTTAATTTTTTTATAAGATTTAAATTTAATTATTTATCAAATTTTATTTTTATCCTTTTTTCATCATTTCTTCGATTCTTTCTCTTACTTGAGGTACTGACAATCCAATGATTACTTGAATTGCTGTACCTTTTCTAACTACACCGTGAGCTCCTGCCGCTTTAAATGCTGCATCTGGTAATAATTTACTTGCATCTTTTACACTTACTCTAAGTCTAGTTGCACAATTGTTAAGTTCTTCAATGTTTTCTTTTCCACCTAATGCTTCAAGAATGATTGCACCTTTTTGAGCATATTCATCTTCTGCTGATGATACGCCGCCTTTTGCATCTCCTTCTCCATGTTTAGCTCTATAATCAGCTTTTGAATAAAGTTTCATTTCTTCATCTTCATCTTCTCTACCTGGAGTTTTTAAATCCATCTTTAGAATTAAGAATCTAAATACAACGAAGTAAATTGCTGTAAATATTAATCCTATTACTATTTGAGCAATTACTGTTCCAGAGTGATTTTTAAACATTGGTATCCAGTTTAAGAAGAAGAAGTCTAAAAGTCCTCCACCCATATTTCCAACTACTCCAAAAGCATACATTGTTGCAGCCATTGTTGCAGCTAAACAAGCATGAACTGCAAATAATACTGGAGCTATAAATAAGAATGTAAATTCTAATGGTTCAGTTATACCTGAAATTACTGCTGTAAATATTATAGGTATTAATAATGCTGCTACGGCTTTCTTCTTATCAGATTTTGCAGTAGCGTACATAGCAAGCGCTATTCCCGGTGCACCAAATATTTTTGAGTTTCCGTGTAGCGCAAATCCACCTTGTGGGAATAAAGATTTCAATGATTGTGTACTTTGAGCAAATTCTTTTATATGTTGAACCCAGTAAACTTGAATTCCATCAGGTACTGCTGCCGGACCAAATACAAACGGTGTATAAACAAAGTGATGTAATCCAGTTGGAATTAAGATTCTTTCTAAGAACGTATAAATCCACACTCCAAATATTCCTGAAGCTTTCATAAATCCTTGTAATGCACTAATTCCCATTTGAAATTTAGGCCAAATTAACACTGTTAAGAATGCACAAGGAATCATAACTACAAATCCTACTATATATACAAATACTGAACCTTGGAACACTCCTAAGAAATCAGGTAACTTTTTGTCAAAATATTTGTTATGTAAATATACTACTAATGCTGCTATTAAGATACCACCAAATAAGTTTGTATCCAATGTTGGAACTCCACCTATTGCAGAATATCCTGTTACTTTATCTGCTACTTGTTTAGCTGCATCTATTCCATAAAAAACTTTTAATATTGCTGCTACAAAATAATTAAATGTAGTATATAATGCAAATGTTTCCATACATGCCCTTGCATTTGTCTTTGTTGCCAAGCTGATTGGCAATCCAATTGCGAACAATATTGGCATTTGTCTAAATACTGTCCAACCACCTTCTGATATCACATACCAGAAATTGTACCATACTGTCCCTTCTTCAGCAATTTTTCCCATAACTTCTGTATTAGTAAATACAGAAGATAATCCTACGACTATACCCGTGAATGCAAATAACAGAACCGGTGCCATCATTGCTCCACCAAATCGTTGAACCTTTTTCATCATAATTGAATACCTCCTAAAAATTTTATATATTTGATTTATTTTTTCCTTATTTTAAATATACCACACTTTTTTAAATTGTCAAGACATTTACGTATATCTTTTTTAAAAAATTTTTTTAAAAAAATAACCGCTAGGTTAAAAATAGCGATTATTTCAGGGATTTTTTTATTTTAAAGTTATTATTTTCTTTTAAAATTATTATTTTTTTAATTTAGATTTAAAATTCTATTTTAACTTCTATTCCAAAATGATCTGACACTATTTCTTTATTTTTGTTATTAAATATGACTTTGCTTTCCTTCACTTTTAATTCTTTATTACTGAATATATAGTCCAGTCGTTTTTTCGCTTTATCATTATCCCAGCCGTGAATACTTTTATCTACAGTTATTCCGTCATCTTTTTTTTCAGCCATAACATATGTATCAAAAAGTCCTTGAGATAATATATTTTCATAAGCTGCTACATTTCCGATTGCATCTGTATTGAAATCACCCATTAATATTTTTAAATTGCTATTTTGAGTTCTATTTAAGATTGTCTGAATATTTTTTCCCATATCTTCAGTTTCACAATTTGGCAGATTCATATGACAACTGTAAAATTCGATATCCTGACCTTCATAATTAATTGTAATGCTGACAATTCTTCTTGCAGAAATAGTTCTCACAGACTGTGCAAAAGTACAGTAAAATTCATCCTCGGCTTTTATTTTATGCCTCGTAATGACTGCCACACCTTCATTATATTTTCCAAAACCTATATGCGAATTGCTCCAATGAAGATAATAATCTGTATCTGTATATTTTTGCAACGTTTCCAGAAGTACCCAAGCATAATTTTCTTCCCTTATATCATCAAAAATAATCTTATTATTCATAAGCTGGTTTACTTCCTGCATTGCAATGACATCATATTGTTTTTCCGCAATGGTTCTTGCCAGAATATCAATTTTTTCCATTTGATTTTCTTCCAGCCATGCATGAACATTTACTGTTAATATTTTCATAATATTCTCCTCATTTATTCTTAAATTTTATTTTGTAATAAAATTTATAGTTTTTTTTTACAGAAAAAATAAATCATATTTTTGTTATCTTAATTTAATGTTACAATATTTTTTTTACTTTGTCAACGAAATAATGCTAAAAATAAAAACTAAAATAACATTTACGTATATGTTGACTTTTGAAATAAAATATAGTATATTTAGTATTGAGAAATAAAAAATTTAATTTTATTAAATAATTTTAAGGAGGACATAGAAATGTTTGAGAGAAGTTCTGGTATTTTGTTACATCCTACTTCACTTCCTGGAAAATATGGAATTGGAAGTTTAGGGAAAGAAGCATATAAATTTGTAGATTTCCTAAAAAAAGCAAATCAGAGATTATGGCAAATTTTCCCACTTGGGCCGACTGGATATGGTGATTCACCTTACCAATGTTTTTCAACATTTGCTGGAAACCCATATTTAATTGATTTTGACTTATTAATCGAGCAAAATTTATTAGCTGAGGAAGATTTGAAAGGTGTTGATTTTGGAGGAAATGAAGAATATATTGATTATGGCGCTATTTATAATCAAAAATATCCTTTACTAAGAAAAGCATATGAAAATTTTAAAGCTAATGAAAATAAAGAATTAAAAGAAAAATTGGAAACTTTTAAAGCTGAAAATAGCTCTTGGCTAGATGACTACAGCCTTTATATTTCCTTGAAAAATCACTTTAATGGACTTCCTTGGAATGAATGGGAAGATGACATCAGAACTAGAAAAGAAGCTGCTATAAATAAATACAAAGCTGAATTAGCTGATGAAATCGAATATAATAATTTTATTCAGTTCCTATTCTTTACTCAATGGAATAACGTAAAAAAATACGCTAATGACAATGGAATAAAAATAATCGGAGATATACCAATCTTCGTTGCAGTAGACAGCTCAGACGCATGGGCAAATCCAGAAATTTTCCTATTCGATCCTGAACTAAAACCTGTTAAAGTAGCTGGTGTTCCGCCTGATTATTTCAGTGCCACAGGACAACTTTGGGGAAATCCTTTGTACGACTGGGACAAATTAAAAGAGTTAAACTACAAATGGTGGGTAGACAGAGTTAAAGCCAACCTTTCCACTTGCGACATCATAAGAATTGATCACTTCAGAGGATTTGATGAATATTGGGCTGTTCCTTATGGAGATAAAACAGCTGAAAATGGTACTTGGTGTCCAGGGCCTAGAACAGACTTATTTAACACCATTAAAAATGAACTTGGAGAATTACCTATAATTGCTGAAGATTTAGGAACAATGACGCAAGGTGTTATTGATTTGAGAGAAGCAACTGGATTCCCTGGAATGAAAATTCTAGGATTTGCATTTGATTCCAAAGAAGAAAATGACTACTTGCCTCATACTTATACCAAAAATTGCGTAGTTTATACAGGAACTCATGATAACGACACATTAATTGGATGGTTTACAAAAGCCAATGAAGACGATAAACAATTTGCAAGAAACTATTTAAATTCAAGATCTGATAATGAAATCCATTGGGATGCGATAAGAGGTGCATGGAGCTCTGTTGCAAACATGGCAATCGCTCCAATTCAAGATTTCTTAGGATTAGGAAGCGAAGCTAGAATCAATACTCCTGGACTTGCTAGCGGAAACTGGCAATGGAGATTAAAAGATGGTGTGTTGACAGATGAATTAGCAGAAAGAATTGCTAAATTAACAAAAGTTTACTCAAGATAATTTGTGAAATTTTTTTGAGATTATACAATTTATGATAAATAAAATAGAGAGAATATACAAAATTTGTATTGACTCTCTATTTTTTTTTGCTTTTTATTCTCATATTTGACAATAAATAAAAAACAACCTTATAAAAAAGTTGTTTTTATCCTTGTTTTAATGGATACTCTACTTTAACTTTTAACAGGATGGACTGAATGGAACGCTGCTGAATGTGGTTTCAATCCTTGTTTTAATGGATACTCTACTTTAACTTGTCTACCATTATACATTTGTTTCCATCTCACATCTGTTTCAATCCTTGTTTTAATGGATACTCTACTTTAACGATTTGAGAATTTTATGTTATGTAAAAGAACTTTTGAAGTTTCAATCCTTGTTTTAATGGATACTCTACTTTAACGAATTCCATTTTCACGACAAAGTTTACTACAGATACGAGTTTCAATCCTTGTTTTAATGGATACTCTACTTTAACTATTATACTTCAGATAAGAAAGGTGAGATGAGAAAGACTTGTTTCAATCCTTGTTTTAATGGATACTCTACTTTAACACCAGTGGTACAAGGATATGGACAACAACAAGTATGTTTCAATCCTTGTTTTAATGGATACTCTACTTTAACCTGATTTAACTTTTGCTGTATTAACATCACTTACCGTATGTTTCAATCCTTGTTTTAATGGATACTCTACTTTAACAAATGACATAAAAAATGATCGAGACATCAAAAGATTAAGTTTCAATCCTTGTTTTAATGGATACTCTACTTTAACTAGAAGACATACCAGAAGTTGGAAAATTTTGGATGGGTTTCAATCCTTGTTTTAATGGATACTCTACTTTAACTAAACAAGATGTCCTTTATAATACCGTATCATTCTTTGTTTCAATCCTTGTTTTAATGGATACTCTACTTTAACACAATTGGTCTACAAAATAAAATTTAGGTTTATGCTTTGTTTCAATCCTTGTTTTAATGGATACTCTACTTTAACACACATTACAAGTAGACGGTATAGAATTAGATCCTGAAATTCAATCCTTGTTTTAATGGATACTCTACTTTAACACCCGTCTTTTTGAGAAAATCCTTTATTTATTAGTGTTACAGCGATTTTTTCAGACATTAAAATCACATTTTTTTGCTTAATTTTTATTATTTTTTGCTGTTTTTTTAGCATTTTCCGTAACTCCTAATGCTCATTTTTATTGACTTTGAGTGGATTTTGCTTCTCATTTTTCATTTCTTATAGTGGTAGGAATTTTTTCTACAGTCTTATTTTACCATATTTTTCTGATTTTTCAAAATCTTTTTGAATTTTTATATAAATAACTTCTATTGTCTATCAGTTGAGTAGTCAATTTGTTGTGAATTTTAAACAAGGGGACAAGCCCCTTGTTATTAAAAATATTTTAGTTTTTAAATAAAATTTAGTATCACACTTTCAATTTTTATTTCTTTTCATTTTTAGCCTTTAATTTTTTCTGAATAAATTTTACCATCAAAAATCCAGTTAATCCTCCCGCAATCATAACAACAATTACTAATACTTCTTCCATATTATGATTTAACTCCAAGTCTTTCTAAAATCAATCATCTAATTTTTCTTCTTCTAATTTATCTTTGCTTTCAATTTTTCCTAATTTTCTAAAAAAAGCTACTATTAATCCTATTCCAGCTACCCCTCCAATAATTATCATAATATATGTTAATATCACTAAAATAGTATAATCTGTATCCATATTTAAGTCATTCCTTTGCTTTTAAAATTATTGTCCTAATAACTTTTTAATCCCCTCTATTAGCAAAATATGCTCTTTTTCCAGCACTCTCTTTTGCAAAATTTCAGGCGTGTCATTCTCATAAACAGGTACTTTCACATTTGTTATAATTTCTCCTGTGTCTATTCCGTTATCTACAAAATGGATTGTGCAACCACTTTCTTTTTCCTTGTTTACAATTACGGCTTCGTGGACTTTTATTCCATACATTCCTTTTCCACCGTATTTTGGGAGAAGTGAAGGATGAATATTTATAATTTTACGATTCCATTTGTTTATAAAACTTTCTGATAAAATTGATAGATAGCCTGCAAGTACGATGTAATCTGTTCTTTCTGTATCGTTTTCCAAAATAGCGTTTATTTCATCTGATAAATTTTTTCCAAATAACTTTTTATCAAGCATTATGCTTTTTATTCCATGTTTTTCAGCTCTTTCCAGTCCAAAGCATTCCCTGTCGGCAATTACATAGGAAATTTCACAGTTTAAGTTTCCATTTTCGATATTGTCGATTATTGACTGCAAATTTGAGCCTGAGCCTGATATAAATACTGCTATTCGTGTTTTTTTATTTTTTGATTTGTCTTTTGAATTTTCAATTATTTTAGACATATTTTTTCATCACCTTTTTCAATATGTCCGATTTCATAAGCAGTTTCACCATTTTGTCCTAAAATTTCAATTACTTTTTTCTTATCTTTTGCGTCTACAATTAATATAAATCCTACACCCATATTGAATGTTCCCCACATTTCCTCTTCACTTACTCTTGAAAATGCGTCATGCTTAAATAACTCGTGAATTTGAATTTTTGATTTTTGTATATTTGCACAAAGTCCGTCAGGTATTGTTCTTGGTACGTTTTCGATTAGCCCTCCACCAGTAATGTGAGCCATTCCGTTGATTTTTACTTCCTTCATTACAGCCTGAACTGGTTTTACATAAATTTTTGTTGGAGTCAGTAAATGCTCTCCAATTGTTTTTTCATTGTAAACTTCAGTAAAGTCTGTAAATAATTTTCTGATTAATGAAAAACCGTTACTGTGAGCTCCACTTGATGGAATTGCAATTAAAACATCATTTTCCTTAACATCTGAACCATTAACAATTTGGTCCTCTTCTACCGCCCCTACTGCAAATCCTGCAATATCGTATTCACCTGGAGTATAGAATCCTGGCATTTCAGCCGTTTCTCCACCAATTAAGGCAGCTTCTGACTGCAAGCACCCTTCTACAACTCCGCTTACAATTTCAGCCGATACATTTGAGTCTAATTTTCCACAAGCCAAGTAATCTAGGAAAAATAGCGGTTTTGCTCCGTGACACAAAATATCATTTATACACATTGCCACACAGTCTATTCCAACTGTGTTGTAAATTCCTGTTTCAAATGCAACTTTTAATTTTGTCCCAACTCCGTCAGTTCCAGAAACTAACACAGGCTTTTTATAATCTCCAAGTTTATACAATGCCCCAAAACTTCCCAAATCATTCATAACATTGGCATTATACGTGCTTTTGGCACCATTTTTTATTTTTTCTACACTTTTGTACCCTTCTTCTTTATCTACTCCCGAATCTTTATAAGAAATTGACATTTTTTCCTCCTATTATATCTTTTATTAGATGTGTTCGATAACCTAAGTTTTTTTATTTTCACAAGGGGTCAAGACCCCTTGCTTTAGAATATTTGTTTTATTAAATTCTAAATATATATAGTTATCGAACAGGTCTATTCTACAAATGTTTTAAAATTTTTGTTATATTTTGTAGGAAAAAATTCCGTAATTTCATATTCTGCGATTTCATTTGCATTAAATGGATCTTCTAAAATTATCTTTTCTACTTCTGATGAACTTTCTGCATTTAACAAAATTACACCGCCTATTCTAGGATTTTTTCTTCCCGAACAAATGAATTTTCCCATTTCATAATATTTTTCCAAAAATTTTATGTGTTCTTCTAAATGTTTTTCAACTTCACTTACTTCTTTTATATAATTCAAACTTACAATATACATTTTTTCACCTTATTTCTTTAATTCCTCTAAAGCCTCTTTTTGAATTGGCGTCAATGAATCGTAAAATTCTTCCTCATAATCTCCCAATCCAGCTGGATAATCTCCATTAAAACATTCCATGCAAAGCCCCGTGTAAGGTGCATCAAAATCAAGCCCTATTGACTCAATCAGCCCATCTATGCTAAGAAATGCAAGCGAATCCGCTCCTATATATTCTTTAACTTCTTCAATCGTTTTATTTGCCGAAATTAACTCTGACGAATTTGAAACATCTATTCCGTAAAAAATAGGAAATTTAAATTCTGGCGACGCTATACGGACATGGACTTCCTTTGCTCCTGCTTCTTTTAACAGCTGAACTATACGGCTTGAAGTTGTTCCACGAACTATTGAGTCATCTATCATAACTACAACTTTATCTTTTACAACACTTTTTACAGCTGATAATTTCATTCTGACACCTTGTTCACGCAATTCCTGAGTTGGCTGAATAAAAGTACGGGCTACGTATTGATTTTTGATTAATCCCATTTCATAAGGCTTCCCGATTTCTTCCGCATATCCACTTGCCGCTGACAATGATGAGTTGGGAACTCCAATTATCATATCCGCATGTTCAACTGGCGCTTCCTGTGCCAATCTTCTACCACATCTTTTACGAGCAGAATGTACATTTACTCCCGAAATATCTGAATCAGGTCTTGAAAAATACACATATTCCATCGCCGCAATAGCAGTTGAAGTATTTTCAGTATATTTTTCAATTCTGTATCCTTCTTTGTTAATAATAATTATTTCTCCAGATCTAATATTTCTAATAAATTCCGCTCCCACGATTTCCAATGCACATGTTTCGCTAGCTAAAATATATGCTCCATTTTTTGTTTTTCCCAAAATCAAAGGACGAAATTCAAACGGATCTACCACCCCATACAATTCAGTTTGAGTTTGAACTAAAAACGAAAATCCGCCTTTTACTTGACGCAATGCGTCTTTTAATTGGCTCAAAAAATCCTTTTCCTTGCTTCTTCTTATCAAATGCACCAACACTTCTGTATCAGATGAAGAATGAAAAATTGCACCATGTTTTTCCAATTCTCTTTTCAATGTTCTGGCATTAATTAAATTCCCATTATGTGCTAAAGCTATACTTCCATCAAAAAATTGAAACAAAAATGGCTGAATATTACGACCGCTACTACTTCCAGAAGTTGCATACCGCACATGCCCTATCGCACTGTTTCCTTCCAGACGATTAAATATTCTATCATCATTAAACACTTCTGACACTAGTCCAGGCCCACGGTGTCCATTTACACGCTTTCCATCACTTACTACAATTCCTGCCGCTTCCTGTCCACGATGCTGCAAGCTGTGCAATCCATAATAAGTCAAACGCGCTGCCTCATGATGTCCAAATACACCAAAAACTCCACACTCTTCATTCAAACTTTTAAACACGACTTTTTCCCTCCATTAAATTATTCTGCCAATGCTTTTTCTAAACGTCGCAACACTTCACGATATGCTCCCATTACATCTCCTAAATCCTGTCTAAATCTATCTTTATCCAATTTTTTCAATGTATCCTTATCCCACAATCTCATTGAATCTGGACTTATTTCGTCAGCTAACAAAATATTTCCATCTTTATCTCTTCCAAATTCTATTTTAAAATCAACCAAAATTAAATTCATTTTATCAAAAATTTCTGATAATAATTTATTTATTAAAAATGTTTGTTCTTTTATTTCTTTTAATTCTTCAGCTGAAACTAATTCCAAGGCTAATGCGTGATCGTCATTTAATAATGGATCTCCTAAATCATCATTTTTGTAAGACAGTTCAAAAGTAGGATTTTTAAAAATTTTCCCTTCTT contains:
- a CDS encoding 6-phospho-alpha-glucosidase; protein product: MKKFSIVVAGGGSTFTPGIVLMLLENLDKFPIRQIKFYDNDAQRQEVIAKACDIIIKEKAPDINFVYTTDPETAFTDIDFVMAHIRVGKYAMREKDEKIPLRHGVLGQETCGPGGISYGMRSIGGVIELVDYMEKYSPNAWMLNYSNPAAIVAEATRRLRPNSKILNICDMPIGIEIRMAEMLGLKSRKDMVIRYFGLNHFGWWTDIRDKKGNDLMPALREKVAKIGYNVEIEGENTEASWNDTFTKARDVFAIDPTTMPNTYLKYYFFPDYVVEHSNPNHTRANEVMEGREKFVFGECRAIAEKGTAKDSKLHVDDHASYIVDLARAIAYDTKERMLLIVENDGAISNFDPTAMVEVPCIVGSNGPEKIVQGKIPQFQKGLMEQQVSVEKLTVEAWMEGSYQKLWQAITLSRTVPSASVAKAILDDLIEANKDFWPVLK
- a CDS encoding GntR family transcriptional regulator, giving the protein MNKYEKVYHDIKDKIKNGKLKPGDFLKKEDDLALDYNFSKLTVRKALSMLEAEGYIQKIKGKKSIILEKKNLENISLTSIQTVQEINKLQNIHLETELISLYIVQGIKKLMEEFQVPESADFYKVVRTNSLNGEVLNYSTSFFDRKIVPFLNEEIAKKSIYEYLEKELNLKIAYSRRDISFRKITSEEQKYLKLEDINMVVVIETHAYLSNGTLFQYETIIHHPEKFTFSAIAKR
- a CDS encoding alpha-glucoside-specific PTS transporter subunit IIBC, producing the protein MMKKVQRFGGAMMAPVLLFAFTGIVVGLSSVFTNTEVMGKIAEEGTVWYNFWYVISEGGWTVFRQMPILFAIGLPISLATKTNARACMETFALYTTFNYFVAAILKVFYGIDAAKQVADKVTGYSAIGGVPTLDTNLFGGILIAALVVYLHNKYFDKKLPDFLGVFQGSVFVYIVGFVVMIPCAFLTVLIWPKFQMGISALQGFMKASGIFGVWIYTFLERILIPTGLHHFVYTPFVFGPAAVPDGIQVYWVQHIKEFAQSTQSLKSLFPQGGFALHGNSKIFGAPGIALAMYATAKSDKKKAVAALLIPIIFTAVISGITEPLEFTFLFIAPVLFAVHACLAATMAATMYAFGVVGNMGGGLLDFFFLNWIPMFKNHSGTVIAQIVIGLIFTAIYFVVFRFLILKMDLKTPGREDEDEEMKLYSKADYRAKHGEGDAKGGVSSAEDEYAQKGAIILEALGGKENIEELNNCATRLRVSVKDASKLLPDAAFKAAGAHGVVRKGTAIQVIIGLSVPQVRERIEEMMKKG
- a CDS encoding endonuclease/exonuclease/phosphatase family protein, with protein sequence MKILTVNVHAWLEENQMEKIDILARTIAEKQYDVIAMQEVNQLMNNKIIFDDIREENYAWVLLETLQKYTDTDYYLHWSNSHIGFGKYNEGVAVITRHKIKAEDEFYCTFAQSVRTISARRIVSITINYEGQDIEFYSCHMNLPNCETEDMGKNIQTILNRTQNSNLKILMGDFNTDAIGNVAAYENILSQGLFDTYVMAEKKDDGITVDKSIHGWDNDKAKKRLDYIFSNKELKVKESKVIFNNKNKEIVSDHFGIEVKIEF
- the malQ gene encoding 4-alpha-glucanotransferase — encoded protein: MEMFERSSGILLHPTSLPGKYGIGSLGKEAYKFVDFLKKANQRLWQIFPLGPTGYGDSPYQCFSTFAGNPYLIDFDLLIEQNLLAEEDLKGVDFGGNEEYIDYGAIYNQKYPLLRKAYENFKANENKELKEKLETFKAENSSWLDDYSLYISLKNHFNGLPWNEWEDDIRTRKEAAINKYKAELADEIEYNNFIQFLFFTQWNNVKKYANDNGIKIIGDIPIFVAVDSSDAWANPEIFLFDPELKPVKVAGVPPDYFSATGQLWGNPLYDWDKLKELNYKWWVDRVKANLSTCDIIRIDHFRGFDEYWAVPYGDKTAENGTWCPGPRTDLFNTIKNELGELPIIAEDLGTMTQGVIDLREATGFPGMKILGFAFDSKEENDYLPHTYTKNCVVYTGTHDNDTLIGWFTKANEDDKQFARNYLNSRSDNEIHWDAIRGAWSSVANMAIAPIQDFLGLGSEARINTPGLASGNWQWRLKDGVLTDELAERIAKLTKVYSR
- the purN gene encoding phosphoribosylglycinamide formyltransferase, encoding MSKIIENSKDKSKNKKTRIAVFISGSGSNLQSIIDNIENGNLNCEISYVIADRECFGLERAEKHGIKSIMLDKKLFGKNLSDEINAILENDTERTDYIVLAGYLSILSESFINKWNRKIINIHPSLLPKYGGKGMYGIKVHEAVIVNKEKESGCTIHFVDNGIDTGEIITNVKVPVYENDTPEILQKRVLEKEHILLIEGIKKLLGQ
- the purM gene encoding phosphoribosylformylglycinamidine cyclo-ligase, which gives rise to MSISYKDSGVDKEEGYKSVEKIKNGAKSTYNANVMNDLGSFGALYKLGDYKKPVLVSGTDGVGTKLKVAFETGIYNTVGIDCVAMCINDILCHGAKPLFFLDYLACGKLDSNVSAEIVSGVVEGCLQSEAALIGGETAEMPGFYTPGEYDIAGFAVGAVEEDQIVNGSDVKENDVLIAIPSSGAHSNGFSLIRKLFTDFTEVYNEKTIGEHLLTPTKIYVKPVQAVMKEVKINGMAHITGGGLIENVPRTIPDGLCANIQKSKIQIHELFKHDAFSRVSEEEMWGTFNMGVGFILIVDAKDKKKVIEILGQNGETAYEIGHIEKGDEKICLK
- a CDS encoding YciI family protein, whose amino-acid sequence is MYIVSLNYIKEVSEVEKHLEEHIKFLEKYYEMGKFICSGRKNPRIGGVILLNAESSSEVEKIILEDPFNANEIAEYEITEFFPTKYNKNFKTFVE